AGAAGGAAGGATTCTTCCCCTACATGCGCGATCCCGCCACCCTGGCGCGGCCGTGGGTCCGACCCGGCACGCCTGGCCTCGAGCACCGCATCGGCGGCATCGAGAAGCAGGACGTGACCGGCAACATCTCCTACGAGCCGGAGAACCACGACCACATGGTGCGGACCCGCGCGGAGAAGGTGCGGCGGGTGGCCCAGGAGATCCCGCCGCTGAGCATCAACGGCCCGCACACGGGCGACGTGCTCGTGGTGGGCTGGGGCGGCACCTTTGGCGCCATCACCGCGGCGGTGGAAGAGGCGCAGATGGAGGGGAAGGCGGTATCCTCCGTCCACCTGCGCTATCTCAACCCCCTGCCGCCGGACCTCGGCCAGACCCTCCGCCAGTTCCGCAGGGTCCTGGTGCCGGAGATCAACAGCGGTCAGCTCGTGCGGATCCTCCGGGCGGAGTACCTCGTGGATGCGGTGGGCTTCAACCGCGTGCGCGGGGTCCCGCTGCAGACGCAAGAGATTCTCGAAGCCATCAATCAACTCGTGGAGGCTGCGCGGTGAGTACGGTAAAGGGAGCTCCCGAGGCCGCGTCGAACGGCCCGCGCTACACGAAGAAGGATTTCGAGTCCGACCAGGACGTGCGCTGGTGCCCGGGGTGCGGTGACTACGCGATCCTGAGCGCCGTGCAGAAGGCGATGCCCGATCTCGGCATCCCCAAGGAAGACATCGTGTTCATCTCGGGCATCGGCTGCTCGAGCCGCTTCCCGTACTACATGAACACCTATGGCTTCCACACCATTCACGGGCGCGCGCCCGCCATCGCGACCGGGCTGAAGCTCGCCCGGCCCGACCTCAAGGTGTTCGTCGTCACCGGTGACGGGGACGGCCTTTCGATCGGCGGTAACCATCTCCTGCACGTGCTGCGCCGGAACGTGGATGTCACCATCCTCCTGTTCAACAACAAGATCTACGGGCTCACCAAGGGCCAGTACTCGCCCACCAGCGAGCTGGGCAAGGTGACCAAGTCGACGCCGCTCGGCTCCGCCGACCGGCCGTTGAGCCCGTGCTCGTTCGCGCTCGCGGTGGGTGCGACCCTCGTGGCGCGTACCGTCGACCGGAACATCGCGCACATGGAGGAGACGCTCAA
This genomic interval from Candidatus Methylomirabilota bacterium contains the following:
- a CDS encoding 2-oxoacid:ferredoxin oxidoreductase subunit beta — translated: MSTVKGAPEAASNGPRYTKKDFESDQDVRWCPGCGDYAILSAVQKAMPDLGIPKEDIVFISGIGCSSRFPYYMNTYGFHTIHGRAPAIATGLKLARPDLKVFVVTGDGDGLSIGGNHLLHVLRRNVDVTILLFNNKIYGLTKGQYSPTSELGKVTKSTPLGSADRPLSPCSFALAVGATLVARTVDRNIAHMEETLKRAAAHKGAAFVEILQNCNVYNDLAWNVLYDRESKIHHELRLEHGKPLVFGPADDRKGLVLEGVKPKVVSVKDVPESALWVHDEKNVNAAKLIADLFAPDFPVPIGVLSDIVAPVYEEVVL